The Desulfovibrio sp. Fe33 genome includes a window with the following:
- a CDS encoding Spy/CpxP family protein refolding chaperone — protein MSKKNITISALAAALVLSMAAFALAGPGQGRGFSGSCGGPGYGPGAMYNQLTPEKQAEADAIVDKYEPQFEAVRNALWAKRSVLQAMVNGGNADEAAITKLVNEISAQRGKMWELRKAMGDELVKATGIAAFGDCPRRGPGEGRGPCSGNDCGPGRGMGPGQGMGSGQGMNRGMF, from the coding sequence ATGTCCAAGAAAAACATCACCATCTCCGCATTGGCTGCGGCTCTTGTCCTGAGCATGGCGGCTTTCGCGTTGGCCGGTCCCGGCCAAGGCCGCGGATTCTCCGGCTCGTGCGGCGGTCCCGGCTACGGCCCCGGCGCCATGTACAATCAACTGACCCCCGAGAAGCAGGCCGAGGCCGACGCCATCGTGGACAAATACGAGCCGCAGTTCGAAGCCGTGCGCAACGCTCTCTGGGCCAAGCGCTCCGTGCTCCAGGCCATGGTCAACGGCGGCAACGCGGATGAAGCGGCCATCACCAAGCTGGTCAACGAGATCTCCGCTCAGCGCGGCAAGATGTGGGAACTGCGCAAGGCCATGGGCGATGAACTGGTCAAGGCCACCGGCATCGCCGCCTTCGGCGATTGCCCCCGCCGTGGTCCCGGCGAAGGTCGCGGCCCCTGCTCCGGTAACGATTGCGGTCCCGGTCGCGGCATGGGTCCCGGCCAGGGCATGGGCTCCGGTCAGGGCATGAACCGGGGAATGTTCTAG
- a CDS encoding deoxycytidylate deaminase has product MPNRLPWPEYFMRIAHLVAQRSTCTRRAVGAIAVRDKRILATGYNGVPTNIAHCEEVGCLRDRLGIPSGERHELCRGLHAEQNVIIQAATNGLDLKGCDIYCTTKPCILCTKMLINCGVENIYYAENYPDELSEDMLTEAGVNHVFMEGDFS; this is encoded by the coding sequence ATGCCCAACAGATTGCCCTGGCCGGAATATTTCATGCGCATCGCCCACCTTGTGGCCCAGCGCTCCACCTGCACCCGCCGCGCCGTGGGCGCCATCGCCGTGCGCGACAAGCGCATCCTGGCCACCGGATACAACGGCGTACCCACCAACATCGCCCATTGCGAAGAAGTGGGCTGCCTGCGCGACCGCCTCGGCATCCCTTCGGGCGAACGCCACGAGCTGTGCCGTGGCCTGCACGCCGAGCAGAACGTCATCATCCAGGCCGCCACCAACGGACTGGATCTCAAGGGGTGCGACATCTACTGCACCACCAAGCCGTGCATCCTGTGCACCAAGATGCTCATCAACTGCGGCGTGGAAAACATCTATTATGCCGAGAACTATCCCGACGAGCTGTCCGAGGACATGCTCACCGAAGCCGGAGTGAACCATGTTTTCATGGAAGGCGACTTCAGCTAG
- a CDS encoding FmdB family zinc ribbon protein — MPIYEYTCKKCGNEFEELVLGADTVVTCPECGSKDTEKLMSACRAKVDGGGPNLDALQGSGCGSGGG, encoded by the coding sequence ATGCCCATCTATGAATATACCTGCAAAAAATGCGGAAACGAATTCGAGGAGCTTGTCCTTGGTGCGGACACGGTTGTGACCTGCCCCGAATGCGGCTCCAAGGACACGGAAAAACTCATGAGCGCCTGCCGCGCCAAAGTCGACGGAGGCGGCCCGAACCTGGACGCCCTCCAGGGATCGGGCTGCGGCTCCGGCGGCGGCTGA